Below is a window of Methanocaldococcus jannaschii DSM 2661 DNA.
TGGATATTGGAAAGGGTAAGTTCTGGGTCTATACAAGATGGGGAGAGACAAAAGCGATTAAATTAAAAGAAACTCATCCTTATGAACAAATCGCTTGCCATGTTTGTACAGATTATACCGCAGAGTTGGCAGATATTTCAACAGGTTCAGTTGGAAGCCCAGACGGATGGAGCACTGTATTTATAAGAACTGCTAAGGGAGAAGAAATATTTAACAAAATGGTTGAAGATGGGTATTTAGAAGTTAAACCAATAGAAGAAGTTAAACCAGGATTAGGATTAGTTGAGAAATTAGCACTGCAAAAGAAAGAGAAAAACATGAAAGAAATCGAACATAGAAAAGAGCTCGGACTACCTATTCCATACTAAGAGGCACTGCCGAGCGTAGCGAGGCAGTGCATCCGTTTTGATGAACCTTTTACTAAAAGGTTCATGTGAAGGAAATAGAGCATAGGAAAGAATTAGGATTACCAGTGCCTTATTAAAAATATTACTATTTTCTTGTTCTTTTTTTATTTATACTATGCCAATTTTTTCATTTAGGATTATTTTTTTCATCAAAGCTATTTTGATTTATAAGTTTTAAATATCTGATGAGGGTATCCTATTTTTGGTGATAAAAAATGAAAACTGATATCTTAATTATAGGCGGAGGAGGAGCTGCTGCAAGGGCGGCAATAGAATGCAGAGATAAGAATGTCATAATAGCTGTTAAGGGATTGTTTGGAAAGAGTGGATGCACAGTTATGGCTGAAGGAGGTTATAACGCAGTATTTAATCCAAAAGATAGCTTTAAGAAGCATTTTTATGACACAGTAAAAGGAGGGGGATTTATAAACAATCCAAAGCTGGTAGAGATTTTAGTTAAAAATGCTCCTAAAGAGCTTTTGAACTTAGAAAGGTTTGGAGCTTTGTTTGATAGGACTGAAGATGGCTTTATAGCTCAAAGACCATTTGGAGGGCAGAGTTTTAATAGAACTTGCTACTGTGGAGATAGAACAGGACATGAAATAATGAGAGGTTTAATGGAATATATCTCAAAATTTGAAAGGATTAAGATTTTAGAGGAGGTTATGGCAATAAAGTTGATTGTTAAAGATAACAGATGCTATGGAGCGATATTTTTAGATTTAAAGACTGGGAATATATTTCCAATATTTGCTAAAGCAACTATATTGGCAACTGGAGGAGCTGGGCAACTATATCCAATAACATCCAATCCAATACAAAAGACTGGAGATGGTTTTGCTATAGCTTATAATGAAGGAGCTGAACTTATAGACATGGAGATGGTTCAATTCCATCCAACTGGAATGGTTGGGACTGGAATTTTAGTTACAGAGGCCGTGAGAGGAGAAGGAGGAATTTTATACAATAAATATAAAGAGAGATTCATGGTAAGATACGACAAGGAGAGAATGGAGCTATCGACAAGGGATGTTGTTGCAAGAGCTATATATAAAGAGATTCAAGAAGGTAGAGGAGTTAATGGAGGAGTTTATTTAGACGTTTCTCATTTGCCTAATGAGGTTATTGAAAAGAAGTTAGAAACTATGTTAAAGCAATTTTTGAGAGTAGGAATTGATATTAGAAAGGAGCCGATGATTGTTTCTCCGACTGCTCATCATTTTATGGGAGGTTTAAAGATTAATGAAAGATGTGAAAC
It encodes the following:
- the tfrA gene encoding fumarate reductase (CoM/CoB) subunit TfrA — translated: MKTDILIIGGGGAAARAAIECRDKNVIIAVKGLFGKSGCTVMAEGGYNAVFNPKDSFKKHFYDTVKGGGFINNPKLVEILVKNAPKELLNLERFGALFDRTEDGFIAQRPFGGQSFNRTCYCGDRTGHEIMRGLMEYISKFERIKILEEVMAIKLIVKDNRCYGAIFLDLKTGNIFPIFAKATILATGGAGQLYPITSNPIQKTGDGFAIAYNEGAELIDMEMVQFHPTGMVGTGILVTEAVRGEGGILYNKYKERFMVRYDKERMELSTRDVVARAIYKEIQEGRGVNGGVYLDVSHLPNEVIEKKLETMLKQFLRVGIDIRKEPMIVSPTAHHFMGGLKINERCETNIIGLFACGEVTGGVHGANRLGGNALADTQVFGAIAGKSAKEFVENHDFNNIDAEEDVAKILEEINSLKGDLNVYNLIEDLRKVMWDYVSIIRNEDGLKKALEKIDEIERNIDNVKVNGIIDLQNYFELKNMVVVAKLVTKSALYRKESRGAHYREDFPETKEEWRGNIIIKGKKMWFEKLDYSVFQNFLE